Proteins encoded together in one Impatiens glandulifera chromosome 1, dImpGla2.1, whole genome shotgun sequence window:
- the LOC124919428 gene encoding golgin candidate 4-like isoform X1, whose protein sequence is MMWSTIANLKENLNKIALDVHEEDDDDEELGVYASPDRDVDSVSDRRRYSRSFSRSRLASHSPSTNGFDSTYKTEMEQYEAEINRLRGSEAEIKALSVNYAALLKDKEDEILRLNEENRSVKHDLKATSAALVISNGQNGLKENNAHSPTRLQKAMEKNRSIGNQTLDGFSSKQDGLSNGSTQRVAKAELKHSITQSKEKELADLIEEKNKFISAIQTDHESQLKKLSVQLNEEREKLVHVQQNLQEERKLNFSLQEELNSLKVDKDKILMEMSSIRKELENKISSERQLQNELNRKDEAEAGTTLESLRREIAILKNENSNLKNVSQEVKEAGSLSENKEAELTVRTMEKELKETRKQRDKALQQLNRLKQHLLEKESEESEKMDEDSKVIKELQEKNEYQRLQISNLEKALKQAIAGQEEVKMANKKEIHDQREVIDGLKAKLASCMRTIDAKNVELLNLQTALGQYYAEIEAKEFLERELSKSREDSAKLSGLLEDAHQQAEILNREKEDMMERYSRAELMLLEGKKRVNKLEEDNGKLRRAFEQSMSRINRMSVDSDYYVDRRIVIKLLVTYLQRNHSKEVLELMVRMLGFSEEDKKRIGVAQQGSKGVVRGVLGFPGRLVGGILGSSNSGSGESPAAAMASENQSFADLWVDFLLKETEERERRELAAEMTTNESNKLDNERYSSVSSSFPNHGGIGRLVRDESDSEFSSIPLTSSEKETSSRSPMLQRH, encoded by the exons ATGATGTGGAGTACGATCGCCAATTTGAAAGAGAATCTCAACAAGATCGCGTTAGATGTACAcgaagaggatgatgatgacGAAGAATTAGGGGTTTACGCTTCTCCCGATCGAGATGTCGATTCCGTGTCCGATCGACGACGATATTCTCGTAGCTTCTCTCGTTCTCGTCTTGCTTCGCATTCTCCTTCGACTAATGGTTTTGATTCCACCTACAAAACTGAG ATGGAACAATATGAAGCAGAAATCAATAGGCTTAGAGGATCAGAGGCTGAAATTAAGGCTTTATCGGTTAATTATGCTGCGCTATTGAAGGATAAAGAG GATGAGATTTTAAGATTAAACGAAGAAAATCGTTCGGTAAAACATGATCTTAAAGCCACAAGTGCAGCTTTAGTTATATCAAATGGACAGAATGGGCTCAAG GAGAATAATGCTCACTCACCTACTCGACTGCAAAAAGCTATGGAAAAAAATCGTTCAATTGGCAATCAAACACTAGATGGCTTTTCCTCTAAACAGGACGGGTTGAGCAATGGGAGTACACAACGAGTGGCTAAAGCAGAACTCAAACATTCCATTACTCAGAGCAAAGAAAAG GAATTGGCGGATTTGATTGAAGAGAAAAACAAGTTCATTTCAGCTATTCAAACAGATCATGAGTCACAATTGAAAAAGCTATCGGTTCAGCTCAATGAAGAACGTGAAAAGTTGGTGCATGTACAACAAAATCTGCAAG AGGAGCGAAAGTTGAACTTTTCATTACAGGAGGAATTGAACTCATTAAAAGTGGACAAGGACAAA ATATTAATGGAGATGAGTAGCATACGAAAAGAATTGGAGAATAAAATATCATCTGAACGCCAGTTGCAAAATGAATTGAATAGGAAGGACGAAGCTGAAGCAGGTACTACCTTGGAGAGTTTGAGAAGAGAAATTGCAATCCTCAAGAACGAGAACAGTAATCTTAAG AATGTTTCCCAGGAAGTTAAGGAAGCAGGAAGTTTATCTGAGAATAAAGAGGCGGAACTAACTGTTCGGACAATGGAGAAAGAATTGAAGGAAACTCGAAAACAAAGGGACAAAGCATTACAGCAACTGAATAGGCTAAAGCAGCATCTCTTAGAAAAG GAATCAGAGGAATCAGAAAAGATGGATGAGGATAGCAAGGTAATCAAAGAACTACAAGAGAAAAATGAGTACCAAAGACTCCAGATATCAAATTTGGAGAAAGCCTTGAAGCAAGCAATTGCTGGTCAAGAGGAAGTGAAGATGGCTAACAAGAAAGAAATTCATGATCAGAGGGAAGTCATTGATGGCCTAAAAGCAAAACTGGCAAGCTGTATGAGGACTATCGATGCAAAAAATGTTGAACTTTTAAATCTTCAAACTGCTTTAGGACAGTACTATGCTGAAATTGAAGCTAAG GAATTTCTCGAAAGAGAGCTATCAAAGTCAAGAGAAGATTCAGCTAAGCTTTCTGGCTTACTAGAG GATGCACATCAGCAGGCAGAGATTCTAAACAGGGAGAAGGAGGATATGATGGAAAGATATTCAAGAGCTGAATTAATGTTATTAGAGGGTAAAAAGAGAGTGAATAAACTCGAAGAAGACAACGGAAAACTACGCCGAGCCTTTGAGCAGAGCATGTCAAGAATTAATCGCATGTCAGTGGATTCCGATTATTATGTTGACAG GCGAATTGTTATCAAGTTGTTGGTAACCTACCTCCAAAGAAACCACAGCAAAGag GTTCTGGAGCTTATGGTGCGAATGCTAGGTTTCTCGGAAGAGGATAAGAAAAGGATAGGTGTAGCACAACAAGGAAGTAAAGGTGTTGTTAGGGGTGTATTGGGTTTTCCAGGTCGCCTTGTTGGTGGCATCTTAGGTAGTAGTAATAGTGGCTCTGGCGAATCCCCTGCAGCAGCTATGGCTTCTGAAAATCAGTCATTTGCAGACCTTTgggttgattttcttttaaaagaaacgGAAGAGAGGGAGAGAAGAGAATTAGCGGCAGAGATGACCACAAATGAATCTAATAAGTTAGACAACGAACGCTATAGCAGTGTATCAAGTTCATTTCCGAATCACGGAGGTATAGGAAGGTTGGTGCGAGATGAAAGCGATTCAGAATTCTCATCAATACCTTTAACTTCATCAGAAAAGGAAACTAGTAGTAGATCTCCAATGCTTCAAAGACATTGA
- the LOC124919428 gene encoding golgin candidate 4-like isoform X2, giving the protein MMWSTIANLKENLNKIALDVHEEDDDDEELGVYASPDRDVDSVSDRRRYSRSFSRSRLASHSPSTNGFDSTYKTEMEQYEAEINRLRGSEAEIKALSVNYAALLKDKEDEILRLNEENRSVKHDLKATSAALVISNGQNGLKENNAHSPTRLQKAMEKNRSIGNQTLDGFSSKQDGLSNGSTQRVAKAELKHSITQSKEKELADLIEEKNKFISAIQTDHESQLKKLSVQLNEEREKLVHVQQNLQEERKLNFSLQEELNSLKVDKDKILMEMSSIRKELENKISSERQLQNELNRKDEAEAGTTLESLRREIAILKNENSNLKEVKEAGSLSENKEAELTVRTMEKELKETRKQRDKALQQLNRLKQHLLEKESEESEKMDEDSKVIKELQEKNEYQRLQISNLEKALKQAIAGQEEVKMANKKEIHDQREVIDGLKAKLASCMRTIDAKNVELLNLQTALGQYYAEIEAKEFLERELSKSREDSAKLSGLLEDAHQQAEILNREKEDMMERYSRAELMLLEGKKRVNKLEEDNGKLRRAFEQSMSRINRMSVDSDYYVDRRIVIKLLVTYLQRNHSKEVLELMVRMLGFSEEDKKRIGVAQQGSKGVVRGVLGFPGRLVGGILGSSNSGSGESPAAAMASENQSFADLWVDFLLKETEERERRELAAEMTTNESNKLDNERYSSVSSSFPNHGGIGRLVRDESDSEFSSIPLTSSEKETSSRSPMLQRH; this is encoded by the exons ATGATGTGGAGTACGATCGCCAATTTGAAAGAGAATCTCAACAAGATCGCGTTAGATGTACAcgaagaggatgatgatgacGAAGAATTAGGGGTTTACGCTTCTCCCGATCGAGATGTCGATTCCGTGTCCGATCGACGACGATATTCTCGTAGCTTCTCTCGTTCTCGTCTTGCTTCGCATTCTCCTTCGACTAATGGTTTTGATTCCACCTACAAAACTGAG ATGGAACAATATGAAGCAGAAATCAATAGGCTTAGAGGATCAGAGGCTGAAATTAAGGCTTTATCGGTTAATTATGCTGCGCTATTGAAGGATAAAGAG GATGAGATTTTAAGATTAAACGAAGAAAATCGTTCGGTAAAACATGATCTTAAAGCCACAAGTGCAGCTTTAGTTATATCAAATGGACAGAATGGGCTCAAG GAGAATAATGCTCACTCACCTACTCGACTGCAAAAAGCTATGGAAAAAAATCGTTCAATTGGCAATCAAACACTAGATGGCTTTTCCTCTAAACAGGACGGGTTGAGCAATGGGAGTACACAACGAGTGGCTAAAGCAGAACTCAAACATTCCATTACTCAGAGCAAAGAAAAG GAATTGGCGGATTTGATTGAAGAGAAAAACAAGTTCATTTCAGCTATTCAAACAGATCATGAGTCACAATTGAAAAAGCTATCGGTTCAGCTCAATGAAGAACGTGAAAAGTTGGTGCATGTACAACAAAATCTGCAAG AGGAGCGAAAGTTGAACTTTTCATTACAGGAGGAATTGAACTCATTAAAAGTGGACAAGGACAAA ATATTAATGGAGATGAGTAGCATACGAAAAGAATTGGAGAATAAAATATCATCTGAACGCCAGTTGCAAAATGAATTGAATAGGAAGGACGAAGCTGAAGCAGGTACTACCTTGGAGAGTTTGAGAAGAGAAATTGCAATCCTCAAGAACGAGAACAGTAATCTTAAG GAAGTTAAGGAAGCAGGAAGTTTATCTGAGAATAAAGAGGCGGAACTAACTGTTCGGACAATGGAGAAAGAATTGAAGGAAACTCGAAAACAAAGGGACAAAGCATTACAGCAACTGAATAGGCTAAAGCAGCATCTCTTAGAAAAG GAATCAGAGGAATCAGAAAAGATGGATGAGGATAGCAAGGTAATCAAAGAACTACAAGAGAAAAATGAGTACCAAAGACTCCAGATATCAAATTTGGAGAAAGCCTTGAAGCAAGCAATTGCTGGTCAAGAGGAAGTGAAGATGGCTAACAAGAAAGAAATTCATGATCAGAGGGAAGTCATTGATGGCCTAAAAGCAAAACTGGCAAGCTGTATGAGGACTATCGATGCAAAAAATGTTGAACTTTTAAATCTTCAAACTGCTTTAGGACAGTACTATGCTGAAATTGAAGCTAAG GAATTTCTCGAAAGAGAGCTATCAAAGTCAAGAGAAGATTCAGCTAAGCTTTCTGGCTTACTAGAG GATGCACATCAGCAGGCAGAGATTCTAAACAGGGAGAAGGAGGATATGATGGAAAGATATTCAAGAGCTGAATTAATGTTATTAGAGGGTAAAAAGAGAGTGAATAAACTCGAAGAAGACAACGGAAAACTACGCCGAGCCTTTGAGCAGAGCATGTCAAGAATTAATCGCATGTCAGTGGATTCCGATTATTATGTTGACAG GCGAATTGTTATCAAGTTGTTGGTAACCTACCTCCAAAGAAACCACAGCAAAGag GTTCTGGAGCTTATGGTGCGAATGCTAGGTTTCTCGGAAGAGGATAAGAAAAGGATAGGTGTAGCACAACAAGGAAGTAAAGGTGTTGTTAGGGGTGTATTGGGTTTTCCAGGTCGCCTTGTTGGTGGCATCTTAGGTAGTAGTAATAGTGGCTCTGGCGAATCCCCTGCAGCAGCTATGGCTTCTGAAAATCAGTCATTTGCAGACCTTTgggttgattttcttttaaaagaaacgGAAGAGAGGGAGAGAAGAGAATTAGCGGCAGAGATGACCACAAATGAATCTAATAAGTTAGACAACGAACGCTATAGCAGTGTATCAAGTTCATTTCCGAATCACGGAGGTATAGGAAGGTTGGTGCGAGATGAAAGCGATTCAGAATTCTCATCAATACCTTTAACTTCATCAGAAAAGGAAACTAGTAGTAGATCTCCAATGCTTCAAAGACATTGA